The Nitrospiraceae bacterium genomic sequence TCTTGCGTCGCATACTCCCGCTCGGCATCGACGATCGCCAGGCACACCTGGATGGCGGCGAGCTCATTGCGGCCGATGTGCCGGTGCAGGATCTCTTCTGCGGCATGGTGCGTATCGAACCGCCATCCTTTTTCCGATTTCACCAGCGCGATTGGCATCGGCCACTTGTCGCGGCCGACGATCAAGATCGCACGCGTATTATTCTCTTCGAACACCACTTTGTTGGCGTCCACGTACGCTTTGAGAAACTGTTTGCGCCATTGTGTATCTGCCGCCGCATCGCCCGAGTCGAACAGCTCCAGACCGTCGGCGCCTAAGAGTGTTTGCAATACAGATGGATCGTTCAACTTGATGGTGTCCACGAAAGCCTGCATCCCCTCCTCAGCGGAGGAAAACGTCGTCTGCACGAAGAATTCGCTCGAGGCCGCGGACGGCATCGCCAACAACAGGACAATCAGAATCGCAAACGACAATTGTCCGAAATGAAGAGAGAGTCGCATATCACCTGCCGTGATGGCCTCCGCCTCCATGATGGAACCCCCCGCCGCCACCGCCCCCGCCACGGTGAAAACTGGCATTGCCGCGTGCCCCGAAGTT encodes the following:
- a CDS encoding DUF2950 domain-containing protein translates to MPVFTVAGAVAAGGSIMEAEAITAGDMRLSLHFGQLSFAILIVLLLAMPSAASSEFFVQTTFSSAEEGMQAFVDTIKLNDPSVLQTLLGADGLELFDSGDAAADTQWRKQFLKAYVDANKVVFEENNTRAILIVGRDKWPMPIALVKSEKGWRFDTHHAAEEILHRHIGRNELAAIQVCLAIVDAEREYATQDADGDGVPGFASRFVSSPGKRDGLYWETREGEPLSPVGPLLAAAGNDGSVTSDLTPFHGYLYRILGKQGKNAPGGAYDYRANGKLLGGVAVLAYPARYGLSGVVSFMVNQDGVVYQKDLGQNTAALAAEMTEFDPDPSWRRGP